The following are encoded together in the Thermomicrobiales bacterium genome:
- a CDS encoding PT domain-containing protein has translation MPTRLLIRLLVAAIMLVPALPAVAFAQPEGEVVVIEDNFDDPSAGVLQEGSDDPDLRFDYDDGGYEIDAFADDFAGDLTVPVPGEFSNGTIAIDASLTGSEDSNGHYLFLACRVRDETGYKLEIRPLAQVAAVWLLSPDGNTRIANVGLEGDPSAGPFRIEFSCNGDQLTGRMDGQEIVSVTDATYDQGSFAFGAGVYQLSAGPVSADFENLIVSVPESDISVTPEATPEPVEEPTEEPSADATAEASEEATEEPTEAPTEAPTEAPTQEPTAEPTEAPASQAAIFDRTGLAAAADQLRGQASANDPIYGPESGTTDLTASEDVLDFVAASSFTVPEGDWAAGYAFRQIDGLGGILLISSDGAWLLTHGTEQVRAAGLVENLNTDPGSTNTIELIAAGETGYLTVNGEFASQLDLSLWPDAGRLSVIGTASGDVTVLDVTDATVWALGDAAGEPTQPEMAPTATASPVPEETDVVEESPVAEEATVESTADEATTFDEIVESTGGQDPLSGPDSGTLTQAIGSLDIASAGVITSNFYSTVRFSNPANAEDPDHPWDIVIGFWHTGGDNQMRLVISSDGTWSLAIGTARPILTGTVDNLNLGEARGNDIGLAVLDGTGYLSINGEFIDAFVIPSEPNAGDLWLASGTFPENAQEGVDTLYSDWTIWSLERG, from the coding sequence ATGCCAACGAGATTGCTGATTCGGCTGTTGGTCGCCGCGATCATGCTGGTCCCGGCGCTTCCCGCCGTTGCGTTTGCCCAGCCCGAGGGAGAGGTTGTTGTCATCGAGGACAACTTCGACGATCCCTCTGCCGGGGTGTTGCAAGAGGGTTCGGACGATCCGGATCTTCGGTTCGATTATGACGATGGCGGATACGAGATCGATGCGTTCGCCGATGACTTTGCCGGCGATCTCACCGTGCCAGTGCCGGGTGAGTTTTCCAATGGAACGATTGCCATCGATGCGTCGCTGACCGGTTCTGAGGATTCCAACGGGCACTATCTCTTCCTCGCTTGTCGCGTGCGCGACGAGACTGGCTACAAACTGGAGATTCGCCCGCTGGCGCAAGTCGCGGCCGTCTGGTTGTTGAGCCCGGACGGGAACACGCGCATTGCGAATGTCGGGCTCGAAGGCGATCCCAGCGCAGGTCCGTTCCGCATCGAGTTCAGCTGCAATGGCGATCAATTGACCGGCCGCATGGACGGGCAAGAAATCGTCTCTGTCACCGATGCGACCTACGATCAGGGGAGCTTCGCGTTTGGCGCCGGGGTCTATCAGCTCAGCGCTGGGCCAGTCTCCGCGGACTTCGAGAATCTGATTGTTTCGGTTCCGGAGAGCGATATCTCGGTCACGCCAGAGGCGACGCCAGAACCGGTCGAGGAGCCCACCGAAGAGCCCTCGGCCGATGCCACCGCCGAAGCCAGCGAGGAAGCCACGGAGGAGCCAACCGAGGCGCCGACCGAAGCTCCGACCGAAGCGCCAACGCAGGAACCGACCGCCGAGCCGACCGAAGCGCCTGCTTCGCAGGCGGCTATTTTTGACCGCACGGGACTTGCCGCTGCCGCCGACCAGTTGCGCGGCCAGGCAAGCGCCAATGATCCGATCTATGGACCGGAAAGCGGAACGACCGACCTGACGGCGAGCGAGGACGTGCTCGATTTCGTGGCTGCATCGTCGTTCACGGTGCCCGAAGGCGATTGGGCGGCGGGCTATGCCTTCCGGCAGATCGACGGGTTGGGTGGCATCCTGCTGATCTCGTCCGATGGCGCCTGGTTGCTCACACATGGCACCGAGCAGGTGCGCGCGGCCGGGCTGGTCGAGAACCTGAACACCGATCCGGGTTCGACAAACACCATCGAGCTGATCGCCGCTGGAGAAACGGGTTATCTCACGGTCAACGGCGAATTCGCGTCGCAGCTCGATCTTTCACTCTGGCCGGATGCTGGCCGCCTGTCGGTGATCGGCACGGCCTCCGGGGATGTCACCGTGTTGGATGTCACTGACGCGACGGTGTGGGCGCTTGGCGATGCCGCAGGGGAGCCCACCCAACCAGAAATGGCGCCCACTGCCACCGCGTCGCCGGTGCCAGAGGAAACCGACGTCGTCGAGGAGTCTCCGGTCGCAGAGGAAGCGACCGTGGAATCCACTGCCGATGAAGCGACAACGTTCGACGAGATCGTGGAGTCCACCGGGGGACAAGATCCGCTTTCCGGACCGGACTCCGGGACGCTGACGCAAGCAATTGGCTCGCTCGATATCGCCAGCGCCGGGGTGATCACCTCGAACTTCTATTCGACGGTTCGCTTCTCGAATCCGGCCAACGCCGAAGATCCGGACCACCCGTGGGATATCGTGATCGGCTTCTGGCACACCGGTGGAGACAACCAGATGCGGCTGGTCATCTCGTCGGACGGCACATGGTCGCTTGCCATCGGCACTGCCCGCCCGATCCTGACCGGCACGGTCGACAACCTCAATCTGGGTGAGGCGCGCGGCAACGATATCG
- a CDS encoding SAM-dependent methyltransferase, with translation MTESSLLSSIIHGAIEASPNGAITLAQYMSLALYHPEYGYYQRERLAPGRTGDFLTSPEASPYFGLTVARQLIEVWDRLGQPKTWEIREYGAGTGVLAYDILAGIAHDAPEAMDGLGYRLVESNPFRRAEAMAAMTDAGLGDRVSISEPDDPLPSFTGVLLGNEVADAFPAHRLVVRDGELQECFVTQTGNGFDWVEGSRSESVASLPEVEALAGTLPNGSILEVSPAAMMWFERAATLLERGLALIIDYGYKAETLYAAHRLDGTLRSYRGQQVSDDPFRSPGEVDLTTHVDFSALERAGMRAGLEPAGFTNQGDFLSHLGMGMFLVDLQHEPGVTTEDYLSAKAAIFRLIEPGGLGRFGVMGMTRGLDLDPPLTGFRQ, from the coding sequence ATGACCGAATCGTCTCTCCTCTCTTCCATCATCCATGGCGCTATCGAGGCTTCGCCGAATGGCGCAATCACGCTCGCCCAGTACATGTCGCTGGCGCTGTATCACCCGGAATACGGGTACTACCAACGAGAGCGGTTGGCTCCGGGCCGCACGGGAGACTTCCTGACGTCTCCGGAAGCTTCTCCCTATTTCGGGTTGACGGTGGCCCGGCAACTCATCGAGGTGTGGGACCGGCTCGGGCAACCGAAGACCTGGGAGATCCGCGAGTACGGCGCCGGCACTGGCGTGCTTGCCTACGACATTCTGGCCGGGATTGCGCATGACGCGCCCGAAGCCATGGACGGACTGGGCTATCGGTTGGTGGAGTCGAATCCTTTTCGCCGCGCCGAAGCGATGGCGGCGATGACCGACGCTGGACTGGGCGATCGTGTCTCGATCTCTGAGCCGGACGATCCGTTGCCGTCGTTCACCGGTGTGTTGCTCGGCAACGAAGTGGCCGACGCGTTTCCCGCGCACCGGTTGGTGGTCAGGGACGGCGAGTTGCAAGAGTGTTTCGTGACACAGACCGGCAACGGTTTCGACTGGGTCGAAGGATCGCGTTCGGAGAGCGTCGCGAGCTTGCCCGAGGTCGAGGCGCTCGCTGGCACGTTGCCAAATGGATCGATCCTGGAAGTCAGTCCCGCCGCGATGATGTGGTTCGAGCGGGCGGCAACCCTGCTCGAACGTGGGTTGGCGCTCATCATCGACTACGGGTACAAAGCGGAAACCCTTTATGCGGCGCACCGGTTGGACGGGACGCTGCGTTCCTATCGCGGACAGCAGGTAAGCGACGATCCCTTCCGCTCTCCCGGGGAGGTCGACCTCACCACCCATGTCGATTTTTCTGCGCTGGAACGCGCGGGAATGCGCGCCGGTTTGGAGCCGGCTGGGTTCACGAACCAGGGAGACTTTCTGTCGCATCTGGGAATGGGGATGTTCCTCGTCGATCTCCAACACGAACCTGGCGTCACCACCGAAGACTATCTCTCGGCCAAGGCGGCGATCTTTCGCTTGATCGAACCAGGTGGACTGGGACGATTCGGAGTGATGGGGATGACGCGCGGTCTCGATCTCGACCCGCCGTTGACCGGGTTTCGACAGTAA
- a CDS encoding VWA domain-containing protein, producing the protein MTESTLQIETCWDRPALTACDGTATLMIRIVAPGAARSGALRPPIDLAFVIDRSGSMAGRPIELAKQAVSQAVGMLDQRDRAALVVFDDHIDLLHRLGDVDARQRNNLRQSLGRVTARGSTDLCGGWLMGCRELARYESANAPDRVRRAIVLTDGLANQGETSVSAFVRHASELRKRGITTTALGMGHNFDEGLLSAMSEAGGGNFAYVESASQLARTFERELDRLTAITATRINLRLQLPEGTHGELLSPFPVERNGHRFDIAVDDLSANDEVVLMFEVTGGDLRLDTRLPFELSVRWTDASRHQRRTDVGAVSSLTVVDDRVWSAMPVADEVVAQSAVLRSARDQRRAMELDRSGHYAESRELLQDAFSRLMSAPATEEVLRLRDEARDYAAFDAAAPLSEPTRKQAVHNALFRSRRRQQVDQIP; encoded by the coding sequence GTGACCGAATCGACTCTTCAAATCGAGACATGCTGGGATCGCCCGGCGCTCACCGCGTGTGATGGAACCGCGACCCTGATGATCCGCATCGTTGCGCCAGGAGCAGCGCGTTCAGGGGCTTTGCGGCCGCCGATCGATCTTGCGTTCGTCATCGACCGTTCTGGATCGATGGCGGGACGACCGATCGAGCTCGCCAAACAAGCGGTCAGCCAGGCCGTCGGGATGCTCGATCAGCGCGATCGCGCCGCACTGGTGGTGTTCGACGATCACATCGATCTCCTGCACCGGCTTGGCGATGTGGACGCACGGCAGCGCAACAACTTGCGGCAATCGCTTGGCCGCGTGACGGCACGCGGCTCGACCGATCTTTGCGGTGGCTGGCTCATGGGGTGCCGCGAGCTTGCCCGGTACGAATCGGCGAACGCGCCCGATCGCGTGCGCCGCGCTATCGTGCTGACCGATGGACTGGCGAATCAGGGGGAGACCTCCGTTTCCGCGTTCGTCCGGCATGCCTCCGAGCTTCGCAAACGCGGTATCACGACCACCGCGCTCGGCATGGGACACAACTTCGACGAAGGGCTCCTTTCGGCCATGTCCGAAGCGGGCGGCGGCAACTTCGCGTACGTCGAATCGGCGTCCCAGCTTGCGCGCACCTTCGAGCGCGAGCTCGACCGGTTGACCGCAATCACCGCCACTCGCATCAATCTGCGGCTCCAGCTCCCTGAGGGGACGCATGGCGAGCTCTTGAGCCCCTTCCCGGTCGAGCGAAACGGCCATCGCTTCGACATCGCGGTCGATGACCTCTCTGCGAATGACGAAGTGGTGCTCATGTTCGAGGTGACTGGAGGCGATCTACGCCTCGACACGCGGCTGCCGTTCGAGCTGTCGGTGCGCTGGACCGATGCGTCCCGGCATCAACGGCGCACAGACGTTGGCGCTGTCTCGTCGCTGACGGTGGTCGACGATCGGGTCTGGAGCGCAATGCCAGTTGCCGATGAAGTCGTTGCACAGAGCGCGGTGTTGCGATCCGCGCGCGACCAGCGTCGCGCGATGGAACTCGACCGGTCCGGCCACTACGCCGAGTCCCGCGAGCTGTTGCAAGACGCCTTTTCCCGGCTCATGAGCGCGCCGGCAACCGAGGAAGTACTCCGCCTGCGCGATGAGGCGCGGGACTATGCAGCTTTCGATGCCGCGGCTCCTCTTTCCGAACCAACGCGCAAGCAGGCGGTCCACAACGCGCTCTTCCGCTCGCGCCGTCGCCAGCAGGTCGATCAGATCCCGTAG
- a CDS encoding MerR family transcriptional regulator, with product MDTGERQYTLQELATSAGVSIRTIRYYIGEGLLPAPVGAGPQSHYTQSHLNRLRAIGLLKDRYLPLKEIRKALSGLDDAEIERMIAAEEGAALHEAADASPAAAAFAFEEPAASYDALSYIDAALERGQSRASFRRGAIREDHATRRVDAARWRKIDIADGVELLVRDDLYDRRREQVDWLVDWARKVVD from the coding sequence ATGGATACCGGCGAGCGCCAATACACCTTGCAGGAGCTGGCCACTTCGGCAGGTGTCTCGATCCGGACCATTCGTTACTACATTGGCGAAGGGCTGCTGCCCGCTCCAGTTGGGGCCGGGCCGCAGAGCCACTACACCCAATCGCATCTGAACCGGTTGCGCGCCATCGGGCTGCTGAAAGACCGCTACCTGCCGCTAAAGGAGATCCGGAAGGCGCTTTCCGGACTCGACGACGCGGAGATCGAGCGGATGATCGCTGCCGAGGAGGGCGCTGCTCTGCACGAAGCGGCGGACGCGTCGCCTGCGGCCGCAGCGTTCGCCTTCGAGGAACCGGCAGCGTCCTACGACGCGCTTTCGTACATCGACGCCGCGCTGGAGCGGGGTCAGTCTCGCGCGAGTTTCAGGCGCGGAGCCATTCGCGAGGATCACGCAACGCGGCGCGTGGATGCCGCGCGCTGGCGCAAGATCGACATTGCCGACGGAGTCGAACTGCTCGTGCGGGACGACCTCTACGATCGGCGCAGGGAACAAGTCGACTGGCTCGTCGACTGGGCCAGGAAAGTCGTCGACTAG
- a CDS encoding CoA transferase gives MTERAAKLPLDGIRVVDLTRVMTGPYCTMMLGDMGADVIKVEMPGTGDDTRAWGPPFIDGEAGYFLSVNRNKRSVTLDLKSDLGKEALWRLIDSSDVLVENFSPGTIARLGFGHDAVHARNPRLVFASISGFGQEGPSANRTAYDLIVQGMGGMMSITGEKGGRPTKTGPPIADITAGMFAAYAIAAALYGREQSGEGTSIDVSMLGGQVALLTYHATGYFLTGKVPTAQGNAHAIIVPYDTFATSDGFVNIAVGNDRLWQKFCDALGLADAAANPDFATNADRNANKDAVYAVLDDALGRRSTAEVVGLLDKAGVPCGPIYEVDQVFADPQAEFAGMRRTMDHSKVGGVDIPGFPYKVGGQQLPVRHAAPMLGEQNQEILGELGFTEDEIAAMTGS, from the coding sequence GTGACTGAACGAGCAGCGAAGCTCCCCCTGGACGGAATCCGCGTCGTCGATTTGACCCGCGTCATGACCGGTCCATATTGCACCATGATGTTGGGCGATATGGGCGCCGATGTGATCAAGGTGGAGATGCCCGGCACAGGGGACGATACGCGCGCCTGGGGTCCGCCATTCATCGATGGCGAAGCCGGTTACTTCCTATCGGTCAATCGCAACAAGCGCTCGGTTACGCTCGATCTCAAGTCGGATCTTGGCAAGGAAGCGCTTTGGCGGCTGATCGATTCGTCCGATGTGCTGGTGGAGAACTTCTCTCCCGGCACCATCGCGCGGCTTGGCTTTGGCCATGACGCGGTGCACGCGCGCAATCCGCGCCTGGTCTTCGCATCCATTTCTGGATTCGGCCAGGAGGGACCTTCGGCGAACCGCACGGCCTACGATCTGATCGTGCAGGGCATGGGCGGCATGATGAGCATCACCGGCGAGAAAGGGGGCCGGCCAACGAAGACCGGTCCCCCGATTGCCGACATCACCGCGGGCATGTTCGCGGCCTACGCGATCGCAGCAGCGCTCTATGGGCGCGAGCAGAGCGGAGAAGGCACCTCCATCGATGTCTCGATGCTGGGCGGTCAGGTGGCGTTGCTCACCTACCACGCCACCGGCTATTTCCTGACCGGCAAGGTTCCCACCGCCCAGGGCAACGCGCACGCGATCATCGTTCCATACGACACCTTCGCCACCAGCGACGGGTTCGTCAACATCGCCGTTGGCAACGACCGGCTCTGGCAAAAGTTCTGCGATGCGCTGGGACTTGCCGACGCAGCGGCGAATCCAGACTTTGCCACCAATGCCGACCGGAATGCCAACAAGGACGCCGTCTACGCGGTGCTGGATGACGCGCTGGGACGTCGATCGACCGCTGAGGTGGTTGGTCTGCTCGACAAGGCAGGCGTGCCGTGTGGACCGATCTACGAGGTCGATCAGGTCTTTGCCGATCCCCAGGCGGAATTCGCCGGGATGCGCCGCACCATGGACCACAGCAAAGTCGGCGGGGTCGACATCCCCGGGTTTCCATACAAGGTGGGCGGGCAACAACTCCCGGTGCGGCATGCGGCGCCCATGCTCGGCGAGCAGAATCAGGAGATTCTGGGCGAGCTCGGGTTCACCGAGGATGAGATTGCCGCCATGACCGGATCATAG
- a CDS encoding maleylpyruvate isomerase family mycothiol-dependent enzyme yields the protein MAVFTPTDLRPLFPRERAALLDLLRSLSPDEWQLPTVCAGWSIHDVALHLLNGDMRFIAGRRDGYQSPHGPRVQPPYGRAEVTALVDRLNNAWVDGARWMSPRQLIDQLERSGAEYSATMAALDMDASGIPVDWIQPGPAPIWMDVAREFTERWIHQQQIRDAAGRPLLNDRWALYPVFDTFMLALPNALREVDAPVGAHARLTIRGEAGCTWIVRKGDGGWEFDSDRGAEPFATVSLDEDTAWRLYTKGIAREDALPRIERSGDPSTIEAMVSMVTVLA from the coding sequence ATGGCGGTTTTCACCCCGACCGATCTGCGGCCACTCTTTCCGCGCGAGCGCGCGGCTTTGCTGGATCTGCTGCGCTCGCTCAGCCCGGACGAATGGCAACTGCCGACGGTCTGCGCAGGATGGTCGATTCACGACGTGGCGCTGCATCTGCTCAATGGAGACATGCGTTTCATCGCCGGTCGCCGCGATGGCTATCAGTCGCCGCATGGTCCACGCGTGCAACCGCCCTATGGCCGTGCGGAAGTGACCGCGCTGGTCGATCGGCTCAACAACGCGTGGGTCGACGGGGCGCGCTGGATGAGTCCGCGCCAGCTCATCGATCAACTCGAACGGAGCGGCGCTGAATACTCCGCAACGATGGCCGCGCTCGATATGGATGCGTCCGGGATTCCCGTCGACTGGATCCAGCCCGGCCCTGCGCCGATCTGGATGGATGTCGCGCGCGAGTTCACCGAACGCTGGATCCACCAACAGCAGATTCGCGACGCCGCCGGACGCCCCCTCCTGAACGACCGATGGGCGCTTTATCCCGTCTTCGACACCTTCATGCTGGCATTGCCCAATGCGCTGCGAGAGGTCGATGCCCCAGTCGGCGCGCATGCCCGCCTCACCATCCGGGGCGAAGCGGGCTGCACCTGGATCGTACGCAAGGGGGATGGCGGCTGGGAGTTCGACAGCGATCGTGGGGCCGAACCGTTTGCCACCGTGTCGCTCGATGAAGACACCGCATGGCGGCTCTACACCAAAGGGATTGCGCGGGAGGACGCGCTGCCACGCATCGAGCGCTCAGGCGATCCCTCCACGATCGAGGCGATGGTGAGCATGGTGACCGTCCTTGCGTGA
- a CDS encoding mandelate racemase/muconate lactonizing enzyme family protein, whose product MRIREIDVLGLIGATPEGGWSNELKPEDSVHTLIVVRTDEGIDGVGGAFTNADLVRAAIQVMEPLWRGESAIEPERVSEKLHQNTFWLGRGGSLTHAISAIDIALWDIFGKATGQPVGRLLGGRHRDRVKPYASVLMDHPAPLRELMSRLRDEGYKAVKMGWGPFGRVSHALDEEIVRAAREALGPDVDLMVDAGASDAFWPNGYAWALRTSKMLADYDVVWFEEALRPDALEDFVALRRHSAVPISGGEVLTRRQTFVPWLSAGAFDIVQPDVCKVGGISEERRIAWYAEEFGVKMIPHGWNTAVGLAADLQLASAIPGTDRVEYLQGSPYIDAIITTPWRLDAEGYLPIPEKPGLGIDIDWEVLPKYCDRPL is encoded by the coding sequence ATGCGCATTCGCGAAATCGACGTTCTTGGTCTGATCGGAGCCACCCCGGAGGGTGGCTGGAGCAACGAGCTGAAGCCGGAAGATTCGGTGCATACCCTGATCGTGGTGCGCACTGACGAGGGGATCGATGGCGTCGGCGGGGCGTTTACCAATGCCGACCTGGTGCGTGCCGCCATTCAGGTCATGGAACCGTTGTGGCGGGGCGAATCGGCGATCGAGCCAGAACGGGTGAGTGAGAAACTGCACCAGAACACGTTCTGGCTCGGGCGTGGCGGTTCCCTGACCCATGCCATCAGCGCCATCGATATCGCGCTCTGGGACATCTTCGGGAAAGCCACGGGCCAACCCGTGGGGCGCTTGCTTGGAGGGCGCCACCGCGATCGGGTAAAACCGTACGCGTCGGTGCTCATGGATCATCCGGCGCCGCTGCGCGAACTGATGAGCCGCTTGCGGGACGAAGGGTACAAGGCGGTCAAGATGGGCTGGGGTCCGTTCGGTCGCGTGAGCCATGCGCTCGACGAAGAGATCGTGCGCGCTGCCCGGGAAGCGCTTGGGCCGGATGTCGATCTCATGGTGGATGCCGGCGCCAGCGACGCCTTCTGGCCAAACGGCTATGCGTGGGCGCTTCGCACCTCAAAAATGCTGGCCGACTACGACGTCGTCTGGTTCGAGGAGGCGCTTCGTCCCGATGCGCTGGAGGATTTCGTGGCGTTGCGTCGCCACTCCGCCGTTCCCATCAGCGGAGGCGAGGTGCTGACACGGCGGCAGACGTTCGTTCCCTGGCTTTCAGCAGGCGCGTTCGATATCGTGCAGCCGGATGTCTGCAAGGTTGGCGGGATCAGCGAAGAGCGCCGTATCGCCTGGTACGCAGAGGAGTTCGGCGTCAAGATGATCCCGCATGGCTGGAACACCGCGGTTGGGTTGGCGGCCGATCTCCAGCTCGCCTCTGCCATCCCCGGCACCGACCGGGTCGAGTACTTGCAGGGCTCACCGTACATCGACGCAATCATCACCACACCCTGGCGACTCGATGCCGAAGGGTATCTGCCGATTCCCGAAAAACCGGGACTGGGCATCGACATCGATTGGGAGGTGTTGCCGAAGTATTGCGATCGCCCGCTGTAG
- a CDS encoding LuxR C-terminal-related transcriptional regulator, translating to MPRLSKDHLQALAAVRAIAARPLMPERLAREVLIPLKDAIGWDGYRLFGVDSGTLLINRLLSASDNDRAARREWLEEVYLDERTLPYLRLPEILRARLKAAAYQPRQEHSWGYPAAMLEGVDPRYHWTYYFESESPVGGTLHAAFESGGRQLAVLQAYRRDPNRSFRPKDVSLMQAASPVIGQALGSAFAREQAFAAASESPASGIIFLTSDHSISFATPAGREWLRHLGSRELDELLPTALWSATKGLAEQQGPALRVRTMSAIGPVTIEASEGGDGATAIVVMPERPEAALEPPEHWGLTPQQNQIALQIISGASNRETAERLFLSEHTVEWHLRQIYRALNLSSRTQLQARFFRDVGLARFQDPDPPEGQE from the coding sequence ATGCCACGACTCAGCAAGGACCATCTGCAGGCGCTCGCTGCGGTGCGCGCCATCGCCGCGCGGCCGCTCATGCCCGAACGTCTCGCGCGCGAGGTGCTGATTCCGCTGAAAGACGCAATCGGTTGGGACGGCTACCGGCTGTTCGGGGTCGACTCCGGCACCCTGCTCATCAATCGGCTGCTCTCGGCCAGTGACAACGACCGCGCCGCTCGGCGGGAATGGCTGGAGGAGGTCTACCTCGATGAGCGAACGCTGCCCTATCTTCGCTTGCCGGAAATCTTGCGGGCGCGCCTGAAAGCGGCGGCCTACCAACCGCGGCAGGAACACTCGTGGGGGTATCCCGCGGCCATGCTGGAAGGGGTCGATCCCCGATATCACTGGACGTACTACTTCGAGTCAGAGAGCCCGGTCGGTGGCACGCTCCATGCAGCGTTCGAATCGGGTGGCCGGCAGCTTGCCGTGCTGCAGGCGTATCGACGCGATCCCAATCGCTCCTTTCGTCCGAAGGATGTCTCGCTGATGCAGGCGGCGTCGCCGGTGATTGGGCAAGCGCTCGGATCCGCCTTCGCTCGAGAGCAGGCATTCGCCGCAGCGAGCGAATCGCCGGCCAGCGGCATCATCTTTCTGACATCAGACCATTCCATTTCCTTTGCGACTCCCGCTGGCCGCGAGTGGTTGCGCCATCTCGGATCGAGGGAGCTGGATGAACTGCTCCCGACCGCGCTCTGGTCGGCCACCAAGGGACTGGCCGAGCAGCAAGGTCCGGCGCTGCGTGTGCGGACCATGTCTGCGATCGGACCCGTGACGATCGAAGCGTCGGAAGGAGGGGACGGCGCGACCGCCATTGTCGTCATGCCCGAGCGTCCAGAGGCCGCGCTGGAGCCGCCCGAACACTGGGGGTTGACTCCCCAGCAGAACCAGATTGCGCTCCAGATCATCAGTGGCGCCAGCAACCGCGAGACTGCCGAGCGGCTTTTCCTGAGCGAGCACACGGTCGAATGGCACCTGCGGCAGATCTATCGTGCCCTCAATCTGTCGTCCCGCACCCAGCTCCAGGCGCGGTTTTTCCGCGATGTCGGTCTGGCGAGATTCCAGGATCCCGATCCGCCGGAAGGTCAGGAATGA
- a CDS encoding YtxH domain-containing protein — translation MAFWKGAVIGIAAGAAYGIWTAPRSGKATRARIEEAVEDSLFRLTGMEVWRPEQERPLPPEWYATVGNPADWNGEAGS, via the coding sequence ATGGCGTTTTGGAAGGGAGCGGTGATCGGCATAGCCGCCGGCGCGGCCTATGGCATCTGGACCGCTCCGCGTTCGGGCAAGGCAACCCGCGCGCGCATCGAGGAAGCAGTCGAGGATTCGCTCTTTCGCCTGACGGGCATGGAAGTTTGGCGCCCCGAACAAGAGCGGCCGTTGCCACCTGAGTGGTATGCAACGGTGGGCAACCCGGCAGACTGGAACGGCGAGGCTGGATCATGA
- a CDS encoding YtxH domain-containing protein, producing the protein MIGKTRVGLKYFFWGMVIGILFAPGSGKETRAKLLGPIKDMVFSIVGSIWKAADSRQS; encoded by the coding sequence ATGATCGGCAAGACGCGCGTTGGACTGAAGTACTTCTTCTGGGGAATGGTGATTGGCATTCTCTTCGCGCCAGGTAGCGGCAAGGAAACCCGGGCGAAACTCCTCGGACCGATCAAGGATATGGTTTTTTCCATCGTCGGCAGCATCTGGAAAGCCGCGGACAGCCGACAATCCTGA